The Mucilaginibacter mallensis genome has a segment encoding these proteins:
- a CDS encoding TlpA disulfide reductase family protein, with protein MKKIFVFIIALLPSLAFAQTTSPTVSTFTIQGKVGSLNAPVRAYLFYQLGANKIIDSSEIVQGSFKFSGQVMDPSQALLVIDHKGLGSAYLDEKSLDGLSFYVEKGTMAVVSTTDSIGKAQITGSAVNDAYKRLMVDLTPVITKAKAIKTEESATPAAQQNTEAYQTAEDAKHKALADEQTAIFEKFIKSNPDNYFSLIVLSSLGPSPDYLVLNDLYNSLSQNLKDTEQGKVIRKGIDGLKSTALGSIAPDFTQSDPDGKPVTLSSFRGKYVLIDFWASWCGPCRQENPNVVKAYNKFKTKNFTIIGVSLDKSNGKADWVAAIKNDGLAWTQVSDLNAWSNQVAVLYAVQSIPHNFLLDPTGKIIAKDLRGADLDNKLSAIFGK; from the coding sequence ATGAAAAAAATATTCGTTTTTATTATAGCATTGTTGCCGTCACTGGCCTTTGCGCAAACAACATCTCCTACAGTTTCAACATTTACCATCCAGGGTAAAGTTGGCAGTTTAAATGCACCTGTGCGTGCTTACCTGTTTTACCAGTTAGGCGCCAATAAGATAATCGACTCATCTGAAATTGTACAAGGCAGTTTCAAGTTTTCCGGTCAGGTAATGGACCCAAGTCAGGCTTTATTGGTTATAGACCATAAAGGCCTTGGTTCAGCATACCTGGATGAAAAATCGCTTGATGGCTTAAGCTTTTATGTTGAAAAAGGCACAATGGCAGTAGTGAGTACAACCGATTCCATTGGGAAAGCGCAGATCACCGGCTCAGCAGTTAATGATGCTTATAAAAGATTAATGGTGGATTTAACGCCTGTTATCACTAAAGCAAAAGCAATTAAAACCGAAGAAAGCGCAACCCCTGCGGCGCAACAAAACACCGAAGCATACCAAACTGCCGAAGACGCCAAGCACAAAGCGTTGGCCGACGAGCAAACCGCTATCTTCGAAAAATTCATAAAAAGCAATCCTGATAATTATTTCAGCCTGATCGTACTGAGCTCTTTAGGCCCATCGCCTGATTATTTAGTATTGAATGATCTATATAACTCATTGTCGCAAAACTTAAAAGATACAGAGCAGGGTAAGGTGATCAGAAAAGGGATTGATGGTTTAAAATCTACTGCCTTAGGTTCAATAGCGCCTGATTTTACGCAGAGCGATCCTGATGGTAAGCCGGTTACTTTATCATCTTTTAGAGGTAAATATGTACTGATAGATTTTTGGGCGTCATGGTGCGGCCCTTGCCGCCAGGAAAACCCGAACGTGGTAAAGGCCTACAATAAATTCAAAACAAAAAACTTCACCATCATAGGCGTATCGCTTGATAAATCAAATGGTAAAGCCGATTGGGTAGCCGCTATCAAAAATGATGGCTTGGCATGGACACAGGTATCAGATCTTAACGCCTGGAGCAACCAGGTGGCGGTTCTGTATGCAGTACAATCCATCCCGCATAATTTCCTGCTCGACCCAACAGGAAAGATCATCGCCAAGGACCTGCGTGGTGCAGATCTTGACAATAAACTGTCAGCGATATTCGGCAAGTAG